Genomic segment of Flavobacteriales bacterium:
GTGGTGATGGTGCTCGCATTTATGCTGGTAGGAAATGGATTAAGAGATGCACTCGATACGAAGGCAGTCGACGATATTAGAGCATAAAAAAATCCCGTGAAAACGGGATTTTTTATTTCAATGTATTTTTTGAAAAAGAGTGATCAGAACGGAAGATCATCTACGTCATCTCCGGAAGGAATTTCATAATTCGGCATTTCATCGGCCGGATTTGCATTCGGATTGTTGGCGCGGTTGATTTTAAATCCATCAATGGAGTTGAAGTAACGCATGTTTCCTGTCTTAGGATCTTTCCATTCGCGACCACGTAAAAAGAAACCGATTTCTACTT
This window contains:
- a CDS encoding DUF3127 domain-containing protein is translated as MYTLKGQIKLVQPTQQVSEKFRKREIVVTDNSSQYPQFITIQFTNDKCELLDSFKTGEEVEIGFFLRGREWKDPKTGNMRYFNSIDGFKINRANNPNANPADEMPNYEIPSGDDVDDLPF